Proteins co-encoded in one Tautonia rosea genomic window:
- a CDS encoding ATP-binding protein — translation MIDAFGRLFDTSGFPARWHCGSGWTPALGWLHIGADLAIWGAYLTIPCVLLFFVKRRQDVPFHKVFYLFGLFILTCGITHLIDATMFTWPAYRLLGVSKAITATASWLTVMAMIPIIPRALELPGVMRLNDRLTREIEERTRAQIQLAEHAEALEQANRRLAELTSEAEAANRAKSDFLAHMSHEIRTPMTAILGYSDELLREVQLGDETSRLDALQTIRENGEHLLDIVNDVLDLSRIEAGRLEVDRRSVELSRILAEVESLIGVLVRRKGLSLQVCFEGNIPERIETDAVRLKQVLVNLVSNAVKYSDQGTVSLTVRLLPGQPDPLGHRPLLEFEVADTGVGMTPDEVSRLFIPYSRLDRRDDPRGSTGLGLTISQRLVELLGGQIQVTSVPNAGTTVSVTIDPGELDGIPEIKRDPPPTASPTSSPDTTSAEGVELPEGLRVLLAEDTVSNQRLIGRILAQARVCLDVVNDGVEAVEAVQRSEAEGKDYHVILMDMLMPNLGGLDAAARLRALGCRTPIVALTANVMDGDRERYLRSGCDGYLGKPIHRDQLLSTLARFGQPGLKRSTGSPPSNS, via the coding sequence GCTCCATATCGGTGCAGATCTGGCGATTTGGGGAGCGTATTTGACCATCCCGTGTGTGCTGCTTTTCTTTGTGAAACGACGACAGGATGTCCCGTTTCACAAGGTCTTTTATCTCTTCGGGTTGTTTATTCTGACGTGCGGGATTACCCATCTGATCGATGCCACCATGTTTACGTGGCCTGCTTATCGGTTGCTGGGTGTCTCCAAGGCCATTACGGCGACCGCTTCGTGGTTGACGGTGATGGCCATGATCCCGATCATTCCGCGAGCACTCGAATTACCGGGCGTGATGCGATTGAACGATCGGTTGACTCGGGAAATTGAGGAGCGAACCCGAGCCCAGATCCAGCTTGCCGAACATGCCGAGGCACTTGAACAGGCCAACCGCAGGCTCGCTGAACTGACGTCAGAAGCCGAGGCAGCAAATCGGGCCAAAAGTGACTTTCTGGCCCACATGAGCCACGAAATTCGGACCCCCATGACCGCGATCCTCGGGTATTCCGACGAACTGCTTCGAGAGGTTCAGCTCGGAGACGAAACCTCTCGACTCGATGCCCTGCAAACAATTCGAGAGAATGGCGAGCATCTGTTAGATATTGTCAACGACGTGCTCGACCTTTCCCGAATCGAGGCCGGTCGACTTGAAGTGGATCGGCGTTCGGTCGAGCTATCAAGGATCCTGGCTGAGGTGGAATCGCTCATCGGTGTGCTCGTTCGGCGCAAGGGATTGTCGCTCCAGGTCTGTTTCGAAGGCAACATTCCCGAACGGATTGAGACCGATGCCGTTCGGCTGAAACAGGTGCTTGTGAACCTCGTCAGCAACGCCGTGAAGTACTCGGACCAGGGAACGGTCAGCCTGACGGTCCGACTGCTTCCCGGCCAGCCCGATCCCCTCGGACATCGTCCGCTTCTTGAGTTCGAGGTTGCCGATACGGGCGTTGGGATGACTCCGGACGAGGTTTCTCGGCTTTTCATCCCTTACAGTCGGCTTGACCGCCGTGATGACCCTCGTGGCAGTACGGGGCTGGGACTGACCATCAGCCAGCGCCTGGTGGAGTTGCTCGGTGGGCAAATTCAGGTGACCAGCGTACCCAACGCCGGAACGACCGTCTCTGTCACCATCGATCCAGGAGAGCTTGACGGCATTCCAGAGATCAAGCGAGACCCTCCCCCAACCGCCTCGCCGACCTCCTCTCCTGATACGACCTCCGCAGAAGGGGTGGAATTGCCCGAGGGGCTTCGAGTCCTGCTGGCTGAAGATACGGTGAGCAACCAACGGTTGATCGGTCGAATCCTGGCTCAGGCGAGGGTCTGCCTCGACGTGGTCAATGACGGTGTGGAAGCGGTGGAGGCGGTCCAGAGGTCGGAAGCGGAAGGCAAAGACTATCATGTCATTCTCATGGATATGCTCATGCCCAATCTCGGCGGGCTCGATGCTGCCGCTCGGCTTCGTGCCCTCGGCTGTCGGACACCGATTGTCGCGTTGACGGCCAATGTCATGGATGGAGATCGTGAACGCTATCTTCGGTCGGGCTGTGATGGATACCTTGGCAAGCCGATTCATCGCGATCAACTTCTCAGCACTCTGGCGCGGTTTGGACAACCTGGACTGAAGCGATCAACCGGCTCCCCACCGTCAAATTCATGA